GCAATCTATATAATTTGTTTGGGCAGGGCActataaaaaacaaatataatatatatcagTGATTTGGTAGCTAGATCTAATTGTTTTCAGCTATGTAAATTTGTATACCTTTATAGTATTCCATTTGGCTTTGGACCATGTAATCCTCTTGTCATTGCAATTAGCACGGTAGATCATCATTGCACTaacaaattgaatgaaaaaatCATGATTAAATATGTTGAATAGCATGACTAACATAGCAAGTAGATCTATATAAGCTTACTTATCAAACATCTCTTTCATGACTTTGCGTTGATTCAAACTACCATGTATAGGATCCAAGTAAAATAAGGTCCCTGTAGTGGCATTGATCACAACCAACACCCAATGTGCCCTACAAGCAAGACAtgttaaattataatattaataaatcaagTAGCTAATCATATAAATTAATCAAGTAACTATGAATTAATATTTACAAATTTCATCCAATATTTCTCACCCTATATTGACCGGTGCAAGATATAATTGGTTTGGGTGTCCATTTGCCATAATTGCATCCGAAATATATTGGCTTTGATTGGTCAGCCCATGTGCCGTTCGATGAGGACTCAAAAAGGCAAATTTCTCAGTCAAGTTTTCAGCCACACAGTGATCAAATAAGAACCTTAAATAAgaatatacaaataaaatacAATGTTAAAAAATTGCTTAGataagaaaactaaaaactttGTTTTCAGTCAAGTTTAAAAAACAGGTCTGGGAGAACCTATTCAACTCGCGAAACATGTTTTACAGAAGTAGATCATTTACCACTCAACTTGCGAAACATGCATTATGAAATTCCACAGAATATAATGACAGAAAAAGGCAATTTTGCCAAGACTATTATTCCTGCACCTGATCCTAGCAGAAGTTCAGAGACTCCTTCCATATGAGCTCCTTTATATCTTCTTCGTCAAGAGTTGCCTGCTCGAAATCAAAAATTAAAGGAGATGGGCAACTGGGTTCCTCGTTGATCTCATGAAGACTTGCCTTATAAGGGTGATTCAGTAACCTTGGATGAAATCAGCTTCTGAAAATATAGAAACTAAATTGATCAAAGTGATGAAAACTGAAAACCCAGATGAGAAAAATAAGAGGCATGCGTTAGAACTCACAAAGAATAGGAAAAAGAGTAATTTACAAATCAGGAAAATGAAAAGCTaatctattaaaaaaaaaggaatgacACAATGCCACCATTTCTAAACATATGAAATGCAGCATGCACTTTATGACGATTGAAATAAAACGAATTTCACTTTAATGAAGCAATGGCAGAATATTCTCTAAAGTGGCTTTCCTTCTGAAGTATTTATTTATGGATGAATAAAAACATACCAGAAAGATTACACTGTTTCTTGGTGAGCGAGTCTTCAGACAACCCTGTGTTAACATGGGCAATCCTCTCACCAAGTGCAAGAAGTTCCTAGTCAAACCCATCATCAAAGTAATTTAAGATGTTTCAAAGTACATAACAACAATAATTGTAGCACTACAAACGATTGTAAGATGAATAATAACCTCATAGCTCATGTTATCTACGCCCATCCTCATGTCTCTGTGATGGTCAAGAATATTCCTAGAACCATACAGCGATGCTCGCTCAAACGAAGTAGAAGAAGTTAAACTTTTTGTTGCTTATTTTCTCAAAGCGTCCATGGACCTGTGCTTTCTATTCTTACACTTGCACGCATAATAGGTGTAGAATAGAAACTCACAAACCAAATACAAAATGAAATCAGATGTCATTTAAGAACCTCAATAAAAGAGCATGCTACAAATAGAGAAGGGAGAGATAATGGCTCACCTTATTCACCGTCCATTGCCATGCTCTGAATGAAAAAATGATAAATGATGAAATCAAACTCTGAATTcataacataaatcaaaacgAAGGAGAAAATCAAATGGCACAGTATGTAAGCTCCAAGAAATAAAGTCACGAACAAACTAAAATTGAAATTACAATGTGAACTAACCTTTTGACCATTGAGTGAGAGCGTGACGACGAGGTGGTGGCTGGCCATGGCCATGACGGAGAAGGGTGATGCGAGGGTGTTAGGCGGAGCTTCTCGCAACTCGCGCGCAAACACACagaaaaattaaatgtttttcCATCTGAAATTTCAACTTAAGATCACAAAATTCATAAAATTGAAACACACAGAAATCAGAATCAACCTGGTCACTAACTCTACTTGATTccaatcacaaaaaaaatagatattacTAACTAAGTATATCACAAATCACAAGCCTTACAAAAACCCTATATTCCACTGTAAATGATTATCATGATTGAAATGCAAAATTCGTAGAGGTTATTAggcaaagagagaaaagaaggaCCTCATAGTCATTTCTGTGAGCACCAGGGACGTCAAGAGCTTCAACATCGAAGGAATCAACTCGAGGACCAGTGCGAATGAGTCTCTGCTCGGTGGTGccatcatcctcctcgtcgGAATCAAGCAGCTGCACAAGAGCACCGTTTCGTCGGCCTCTCAATCACAAATTAGCGTCAAAGCCCCACCTTGATTCCGTGGAGTCCATCGAGTACCCGCGCTCGCCATTGATCTCACCTCTCTCCTCATCCATCAAATCTGGATTGATTCGATTCTACACGGACAGGAACCGAGAACAGGGGGACGTGAGAGGAAAGGACTTCGATGGAAGGGAAGGAGGAACCAGATCCGCGAGTGGATGAGAAGATCCCGTCAAAATACTCCTTTCATCTTTCAGGAACAAGCGGCGCCGGTGGGAGAGAGGGAACGAGTCGATGGAGAGTGGGAGGGAAGGACAGGGAAACGAGAGAGGGACGTGAACAGATCGGAGCTTCGTTGGAACATGTCGATGGAGTGTGGAGAGTGGGATAGAGCGTGGGAGGGAGAGGGTTTGCACAGCTTTAGGGTTTTCTTCTGAAAAAAGTTGGAGAGTGTGTCTATTGTCACAGTCcctagaaaaaaataataaaatattgtactctattgccacggttccgcttataaccgtgacaattgagctTTTGCCACGGTTTcgcctataaccgtggcaattgggGCGTGGCAAAATGtcatttctgtagtagtgtCACAAGAAGATCCCAGTTCTCATCCATAATGGCAAA
This portion of the Lotus japonicus ecotype B-129 chromosome 3, LjGifu_v1.2 genome encodes:
- the LOC130743190 gene encoding uncharacterized protein LOC130743190 — its product is MANGHPNQLYLAPVNIGAHWVLVVINATTGTLFYLDPIHGSLNQRKVMKEMFDNAMMIYRANCNDKRITWSKAKWNTIKCPAQTNYIDCGYYVLSFLKEIIAHKKSTIPQAYFSDCQFGFYDEDQLNEIKEEWATYVLKNFA